Genomic window (Nicotiana sylvestris chromosome 7, ASM39365v2, whole genome shotgun sequence):
GGCAAAATGCTTCCTAACAATGACGATTTCATACTTTAAGGCTCGAACCCGAAATATTTGATTATAGATAAAAAAGCACTTATCAAACTACTGCAATCTTTTAAGGTTGCAATTTGCCAACTGGTCATTACTACACATTCACCAACCCCAAAATATAAAATTCAATAACTCCAtattaaaaaagaattaaaagagGGCACCGACACTAGGCCACGTCTAAATCTCATCATATAGCAATTATTTCGAGTCTGATTTTTAATTGTTGTATACATTATTCAAACTTTCAATTATTTAAGGTGATTAATTACAACGGATCATTTGCCCTTTAGGTGCGAAAATGACATAGATCTATTCAGAATAAATATAATTGATATGTCATCAACACACTAAAAGCAAACATATAAGCTATCTAAATACGCATTAAAATGAACTactttattcttcttcttctttttgttgcCATTATTTATTATGAAGatcttattcttttctttttctgtgaAAAAGGAAACCAATTTCCTTTCCACCGACACATGTGAAGTACTCTTATGgatcgtttggttggaatacggaTTATGCCGGTACAAATTATGTCGATATAAGTTATGTTGAGATAAGTTTTACTGGAATTAGTTATattgggattgttgtttattcattgtttgatatagtgtattaagaatgacaattgcataatttctaagaagaaggtataagttataccggtgctaattaccccaccctctatAAGGTATGAGTTATCTcggtgttaaaattaacaccgaaataacttatacctggtttgctaaccaaacatggtattaaggtgatattaaatttttatatcacCCTTATACCTTTGGACcttattttttcctttatttctATATATCTACAAACAGAAGGCGTTATAGAAAATATTTGCAAAATGCTTAGAAATAAATCGAATATTTATAAATTTAAGTGGAAAAAACGCGCAAtttattgcttttttttttcattacaAAATACAATGGGAGAAAGAAAAAAATTGCACAATacaatcaaattaccaaaaaaaaacctGTGATGAAAAGCAAAAATCATATCTATGTGCATACCAAAACAAAAGGTATAGACTCACTATATGGTCCAAATTATCAAATAAAGGCCACACAaataacactcaaaacaactgtAACCAACCACCCACTACTTTTCACACTAATAGCTCCGTTCAAGTTTTCCGACTCATCCGCCGGAGCATCGTCGTCCTCCGGGCTAGGCTCCGGTGCACTATCGTCCTCTATATCGTCGCCGCCGCCTTttttactcttcttcttttttgaacCCTTTGGTGCCGGTGCTGGTTCTTCTGCTACTGCTTTAAACAGTTCCCGTGGCAATAAAACTTTATCAACTTTATAAACCGACAATGGTTCCTCATCGTACAATGTTCCAGATATTGTCGCTGTAACAACCTTGGTCTTTAACATAACATCATCTCCGTCATTTTGTACAGTGAAATCGTACTTATTTTTCCCCTCAGTAGCTAAAGTGTTCATTAATCCATTGTTGGATTTCAACATACCTAAAGAATTGTAAACAGGAACACCGTGGTATAATAATAAAGAAGCTTGACCGTCTTTAGTCAACTTCTTGAATTTCGGCATGAAACCGTTTAAAACTCCATCTGTAGGACAAAACACTGTTAATCCACTTTCTACATTTTCTGCAAATGTTTTTGAAACATCTAGGTGAGATTTTAATAAATCGGAAAATGCTTTGCATCCTTGTTCGGACATTAGGGTTGTGATGTTTAAGTCACTGGGCGCAGCAACAGGAGCTTCGGCGGCGGCTGAAGTTAAAACATGGCTGATTTGAATAACCGAAATGTTGTACGGCATTTCTAGTACGGTTTTAACGAACGTGGCGGTGAAATGGCCGTCGTTGTCTTCATTTGCGAAACCTACTTTACCTCCTTTCATGTTGGTGATGTTGATGTAACCGGAGGTTCCCGGAGCTTCGCCGGTGGCTTGAAACATGGTGGCGGTTAAGGTACTGCCTTTTGTAATTTGGTGAAGTTTCTTAGCGCCGAAGTAATCGGCGAATACGTGAAGGGAAAGGACGTTTTTGAGTGTGTAAGTAGGGAGGTGTTTTTCGAGGAGTTCGTTCATGGCGGCATTGTCGATGGCGCAGACGGTGATGGTTTGTCGGCGGTTGATTTCTGCGGCTAAGTGTGTGACGGTTAAGTAGTGGTTGAAGGTGGAGAATTCGGGGTGTTTGGCGAGGATTTTAGTGATGTTGTGAGCGGAGGTGGTGGCGGAGAAGagtaggaggaggaggagagagAGGGAGAGTGGTGCCGCCGGCGAGAACTTCATTTTTGCCGGCGAAAGaagagagatgaagatctgaaGAGAAGAGGGGAAAAAAAGGAGAGATAGGAGTGGTTCTTTAATTTAGAGGGGTGTATATATACATGGTATAGGGCATTTTTTGGTATCTTAACGTTCAATTCAATATATAAATAAACAACGGCAAATGGTTAAATATACTACTttactttcaaatattatttacCTCTACCTCTTGTTATATTATTGGGTTATCTATACCCCTACCGTCATACTATTGGGTTATCTATACCCCTACCGTCATACTTtgaaacaaaaatacccctattttgAATGAAGTGTCACGTGATAACACCAGATTAAAACgatctatttctttttttttacccGACCCGCTTTTAGAAAAACCCACAACCCGACCcctattttcattattttccaatttttctttttaaatttcagtttttaaaacacgaaaatattttgttaaaaaacaaaaagaaaaattctgtttttacaaattcgtttttccagtttttacaaaacaaacttcttttaaaaaaatgaaaaaaaaattatttttcaaaaatgaaaatattttgttgaaaataattttttcagtttttaaaaaacgaaagtattttgttaaaaaacaaaaatatttttttctgtttttacaaaaaaaaaattcagtttatacaaatttattttttcagtttttacaaaaagaaaatctttaaaaaaactgaaaaaaaaaatatttttcaaaaaaaaaaaaatattttgttggaaatatttttttcagtttaaaaaaacgaaaatattttgttaaaaactggaatttttttttcagtttttacaattttttttttgagtttttacagtttttgcaaaaaatatattttgttaaaaaacaatttttttcagtttttacaattTGTTTTGCGAAATCTTTTTAGTATCTACTcagtttaaaaaaaacaaaaatattttacaatttttttttaagttttacaaaaaaaaattctttaaaaaactgaaaaatgaaaatatggtTCGGGTTGTGGGTTTTTTGTAAAACGGGTTGGGTAAAAAAAAGAAACGGGTCATTTTAATCTGGTGCTGCCATGTGACACTCCAtccaaaataggggtatttttgttccaAAGTATGATGATAGGGATATGGATGACCCAATAATATAACGAAGGTTATATgtaaataatatttgaaagtagagggATATATTTGGCCCTTTGCCGAATAAACAATTATCCTAAAATTAATGACTTATTATAGATATATAGCCTGTTTGGCTAAGCTTCTCAAGAcaaaaaaagtgttttttttcaaaagcactttttttttcctaattcaaggtgtttgaccaagcttatttgggaaaaaaagtgtttttgggaagaagcagaagcagtttcaaagaaacagaaaaaagtagtttctttccaaaagcagaagcagaagcagttttggcttttcttcttacctaaaatactcttaacaaaatatagtatataccaaaataacccttaaacctaatacttaggatattaatttataaatatttcttcttatttttaggaaactttctaatatatagtgtctttaggggtgaatgcttttatatttgttgaaggaattttaatatatttaacttatattaaaagaattaagtactttttaattttattttcatattttacttaaataaaatgaatttttttaattattgcatgtaataacaaaattttgatattatttatttacttataatattaattattaagtaaatctattcatgtccttattcgtaatttgacacttaaaagcactttctaaaaagcttggccaaacacaaattatttctcaaaagtgcttttcagattgattagccaaacacaaactgattctctccaaaagtacttttttcaaaagcacttctcaaaataagctgatttctccatcttggccaaacaggctaatagtttatatatatactttgGGTCCATCAAATATTTACATGGTTTTCAGTGTCGGAGCAAAATTTTTTACTAAAAGGAATATTAAAATGTAAAGAAATACTAGTTCCTCCGGTTCATAATAAGTATCCAATTTGCTTTTAGCACACccattaaaataatattaaattccatacaaaaatatatactatgactaaactacccctaattaaacatttaatgtgagaagaaagaaaactttttagggatatgtacataggAGTTATTTTGTAAAAgcaaattgaattctttcttgattacataactagacacttattttgaatcaaaataaaaaagcaaattggacacttattgtgaaccgaAGGAAGTAATACACAAAGACATTAAAGGGGcagtatatataaataaaaatatttttttaccttaCTATACAATATAATTTTAGGACAAAGAGTATTAATTGACATCATTTACACTAAGGTGACTCCGCTATGGATGGTTATAACTAATGGATTTTCATCAGGTGTTTAGGTTAGAACTAGCTACTAAAATAGTTATTTGTTGTTAATTGTTATAGGCCAGGTTATAGCTGATATATCATATATTTTCGAAGTTATCAAGTTAGAATTACTAAAATAGTTACTTGTTACTATATGCCATGTTATCTTATGGTACAAAACACTTTACGTTATAAGCACATATACAAAAGTTGAATTCAATATTTTACTAGTAAAACATTTTTTGATTTGTCCATTGCTTAATGAATCTCCAATTTTTTTGATTGACAATAACTTTATTTgactaatataatataaaaaagatacaaaaaggaaaagaggaaTAGATTGGCACGACTACTTTAGTATTCTTTTTGTGACAACACGCTAAGTCCGACCACTATTTCTATCAACTTTCTACATATTTAAAGTATTTTTCTAGTCGCATATAGTTTAATTAACTCTATCCATTAATTTTGTCAAGTGAATATGTGAAATCACATACCTTTATGTGGCTTAAATTAACACATTTTGTACTTCTTCTGAAGTAACTAGCGTTTATAGCATGAATAAGATGGAGAAAaatgttttttcctttttttatgttAGAGTTTGTCTACAAAAAGCCACTGACTGAGATAAGATTAATCTCTCAGTTTATTTCCTCTATTCTTACTGCTAGGTTGGCAAAATGGTTaaacagttaaccacccatattattcactaaaaaatggattggataatgaatttttaaaaacgggtcaaatattaATAAGAATTATCCATTTAAAAAATGGATAACATAATGGGTTaccaatgggtctaacttttacatttgtaaagccttaAATTGCGGGTTcttcaagttagggagactaagaattctcccaaaagagatcatatgcaagaagttatggataatatggttacccatactatccgccggttaacccttttttatccgtattaaatatgggtcggatcGAATAATTTATCTTTTTTTCATTAACAGTCTTCAACCCGAACCATTTCCGACCCGCCCATTTGCCACTCCTACCTACTACAAACGTGTTTTTAATTCTTCTGTAACTAAAGACTTACCTATCCATATGAGCAATAATATTGACATTTTCCCTCTACTTAATTAAAACTTGACGGTGTTTTACCAATATATTAATATTGCTTGTCAAATTTATGGTATACACAGGATTTTACATACCAATGTCATATTTGAAGAAATGGACAAATAAATAAATCACTATAACGATAAGTGGTGCCATTTTCTATATATATCtccaatattttcatttttattataaatatcaAGTGAAAAATTTCGATCAAACGATGATATCTCATGACACCGCATGGTATAAGGTGGATACGCCCCCTATCAGATTTTTGGGTTTAATTGGACTTATTGGGAATAAGCTGTATCCATTTCTGTTTGCATGTTTTATAATTTTGCATAATTAGATGAAATGTCCTTATCATGCTCTGCATACAAATGATcatcaaatcaattctgattcctTTTTTAAAGACATTTATTCGTATCAAACAAAACAAATACATCTCAAAATGTATGAGTTTCCTCAAAGGTTAGGTAAAAAGGAATTTTCACAGATATCACAACTGACTCGACTACGTAAAAATATTCGTTCGACATTAATTGGAAGTTTAGAAAGGTAGCTAATTTTAACAAAGGAAACGAAGTTTTATCAAAGGAAAATTATTAAGAGTAAAAAAGCATATGTTGACAGACTTTAGGATAATATCTAAGTAGTGTTGTGAAGTAAAGTGACTTCTAACTTTTCGAAGGTGTGTATATTACTTAATTAAGTTAGCCACGTGCCTAAAAGTTCGTAAAGCTTATAAAATCACACTTATGCAGGTTTTTTATGCTTTAATTTGGTGCattaaaaaggggaaaaatgatattgtatagcTGCTCTCAAAATAATGGacgaaaaaaataatatttttttgcgaatatatatatatatatatatatatatatatatatatatatatacacacacatacatacaaaatctatacaaattttatatattttttcgactATCGAATATAAATAGTTTCGGACTCTCgctaaaaatgaaaataagctcaaaaaaaaaaaaaaaaccaatgtacAAGGTATACCGTGTTCACCTAGGTCAAAAAATGGCCACGCACCAAAGGAATATTTACATTTAATTTGGGCTATAAAATTtacataatatttaatttttttttaagaaagtgTTAATAGGTAACTTTAGACTAAATACGGGTTTTTACGTTTACAacaaaagactcttttttttttttttttggtaaagtGACCTTCCCTGACATACAATTTAGTTATGCATAAGGAGACATTGAACATTGCAAAATTAAGAGCCGGTAGACCAAGCTGTCAAAATCTGCTTATTTTAAAAGGTACTTTTTTTAGTAGTACtttttttgaaagtatttttgcgaaaaaatagtttgtttttgaTCAATTCATTTAAGA
Coding sequences:
- the LOC104245259 gene encoding fasciclin-like arabinogalactan protein 2, translated to MKFSPAAPLSLSLLLLLLFSATTSAHNITKILAKHPEFSTFNHYLTVTHLAAEINRRQTITVCAIDNAAMNELLEKHLPTYTLKNVLSLHVFADYFGAKKLHQITKGSTLTATMFQATGEAPGTSGYINITNMKGGKVGFANEDNDGHFTATFVKTVLEMPYNISVIQISHVLTSAAAEAPVAAPSDLNITTLMSEQGCKAFSDLLKSHLDVSKTFAENVESGLTVFCPTDGVLNGFMPKFKKLTKDGQASLLLYHGVPVYNSLGMLKSNNGLMNTLATEGKNKYDFTVQNDGDDVMLKTKVVTATISGTLYDEEPLSVYKVDKVLLPRELFKAVAEEPAPAPKGSKKKKSKKGGGDDIEDDSAPEPSPEDDDAPADESENLNGAISVKSSGWLVTVVLSVICVAFI